From a single Asticcacaulis sp. MM231 genomic region:
- a CDS encoding GAF domain-containing protein — protein sequence MMSKAEKYQEVIRDVLAVLEGEPDRVARMATTVSLLNQAFDAWFWTGFYVVDKVKKAAGVNELVVGPYNGTLGCLRIAFGRGVCGAAAATGVTQVVPDVHAFADHIACDSRSNSEIVVPVFDAAGELIAVFDSDSESFGTYDEEDAVNLEKLMKAVFAV from the coding sequence ATGATGAGTAAAGCCGAAAAATATCAAGAAGTTATAAGGGACGTTCTGGCGGTGCTTGAGGGCGAGCCCGATAGGGTGGCGCGCATGGCCACGACCGTCTCCCTGCTCAATCAGGCGTTCGACGCCTGGTTCTGGACCGGCTTTTATGTCGTGGATAAGGTTAAGAAAGCCGCCGGCGTCAATGAACTGGTGGTTGGGCCCTATAATGGCACTCTGGGGTGTCTGCGCATCGCTTTCGGGCGCGGGGTTTGCGGGGCCGCGGCAGCGACCGGCGTTACGCAGGTGGTGCCCGATGTGCACGCCTTCGCCGATCATATCGCCTGTGATTCCCGCTCCAATTCGGAGATCGTGGTGCCGGTGTTCGACGCCGCGGGTGAGCTGATCGCGGTGTTTGATTCCGATTCCGAGAGCTTCGGCACCTATGATGAGGAAGACGCCGTCAATCTCGAAAAGCTGATGAAGGCGGTGTTTGCGGTTTAA
- a CDS encoding 5-formyltetrahydrofolate cyclo-ligase: MDYLNGLVVHKSLLRAEMKTRRVAMAQASPLAGDMLAEIAADMLDSNQTWPDKDAIIAGYWPIQSEINPFPLLQIFEERGYAVALPCLVGEGDGFTMIFRRFSLGDELVDGPYGIQQPDETADEILPDVVLVPLLAFDAQGWRLGYGGGYYDRTLARLNTHKAIRTYGVAFSGQQLAEIPFEVHDQTLDGIFTDKGVIEARPTV; the protein is encoded by the coding sequence ATGGATTATCTCAACGGTCTTGTCGTGCATAAGTCCCTGTTGCGGGCCGAGATGAAAACGCGGCGTGTCGCTATGGCGCAGGCCTCGCCTCTGGCGGGGGATATGCTGGCCGAAATCGCCGCCGATATGCTCGATAGCAACCAGACCTGGCCTGACAAGGACGCGATCATCGCCGGTTACTGGCCGATCCAGAGCGAGATCAATCCCTTTCCACTCTTGCAGATTTTCGAGGAGCGCGGCTATGCCGTGGCCCTGCCGTGTCTGGTGGGGGAGGGCGATGGTTTCACCATGATCTTCCGCCGTTTCAGCCTCGGTGATGAACTGGTAGACGGGCCTTATGGCATCCAGCAGCCCGATGAAACCGCCGATGAAATCCTGCCCGATGTCGTGCTGGTGCCACTTTTGGCCTTTGATGCGCAAGGCTGGCGGCTGGGCTATGGCGGCGGCTATTACGACCGCACGCTGGCCCGCCTTAACACCCACAAGGCGATCCGCACCTACGGAGTCGCTTTTTCCGGTCAGCAACTTGCCGAAATCCCGTTTGAGGTGCATGATCAGACTTTGGACGGTATTTTTACCGATAAGGGCGTGATTGAAGCGCGCCCGACGGTCTAG
- a CDS encoding tetratricopeptide repeat protein, giving the protein MPARLGVALMAGLCLSTSLSGCDNMDWRWLQGRKAGVDGQYACPRPPEPFQTQGFNGQEREIRYYRHLAFSNDFFAQLELANRYSAADASDKNLEDHIESSVWLVMALANQQGYAPMSRAMDPRGGVLASRYDKCRAFERERAYRILNNELSMMDSGERDKVRDRVIYIQSTLGADGFRTLGRLYDDQYGPMGEPADNQQAIRAMMRGHNYGTSNVRTLFERSDVDAYLYNYKASETGDVGAYVLLKDFEKSAPSRTRYASFVESKARRWTSPYEFYPPDAPPGGVPHSDESRPDDGASYALSRMEELPFIHVVRALDYLNLLNVACFEPKDVPKQTIDALRSMIGMPGGERLTYLDRVRAIQLAAVNGDSRSQLVLAVMYSEGVGVEVDYARAFYWYQQAEKQGSPEARYAMSTYFDLGVKGVADQDKAELVVMQLDAALAGFKPSAGRLQAVLAQVSRTPEN; this is encoded by the coding sequence GTGCCCGCCCGCTTGGGTGTCGCGCTGATGGCCGGTCTGTGCCTGAGCACCTCCCTGTCGGGTTGCGACAATATGGACTGGCGCTGGTTGCAGGGCCGCAAGGCCGGCGTCGATGGTCAATACGCCTGCCCGCGTCCACCCGAACCCTTCCAGACGCAAGGTTTCAACGGCCAGGAACGCGAAATCCGCTATTATCGCCACCTCGCCTTCTCCAATGACTTCTTCGCCCAGCTTGAGCTGGCCAATCGCTATTCGGCGGCCGATGCCTCCGACAAGAACCTTGAGGATCACATAGAATCCTCGGTCTGGCTGGTGATGGCCCTCGCCAACCAGCAGGGTTACGCGCCGATGAGCCGTGCCATGGACCCGCGCGGCGGCGTTCTGGCGTCGCGCTACGATAAATGCCGCGCTTTCGAGCGTGAACGCGCCTACCGCATCCTCAACAACGAACTGTCAATGATGGATTCCGGTGAGCGCGACAAGGTGCGCGATCGCGTCATCTATATCCAGTCAACGCTCGGCGCCGATGGCTTCCGCACGCTTGGCCGCCTCTATGACGATCAATACGGCCCGATGGGTGAGCCGGCCGATAACCAGCAGGCCATCCGCGCCATGATGCGCGGCCACAATTACGGCACCTCCAATGTCCGCACCCTGTTCGAGCGCTCGGACGTCGATGCCTATCTCTATAACTATAAAGCCTCGGAAACCGGCGATGTCGGCGCCTATGTGCTGCTGAAAGATTTCGAGAAGTCGGCGCCCTCGCGCACGCGCTACGCCTCGTTCGTTGAATCCAAGGCGCGCCGCTGGACCTCGCCTTACGAATTCTATCCGCCCGACGCGCCTCCGGGCGGCGTACCCCATTCCGACGAAAGCCGTCCGGACGATGGCGCCTCCTACGCCCTGTCGCGCATGGAGGAACTGCCGTTCATCCACGTGGTTCGCGCGCTCGACTATCTCAATCTGCTCAATGTCGCCTGTTTCGAGCCGAAGGATGTGCCCAAGCAAACGATCGACGCCCTGCGCTCGATGATCGGTATGCCGGGTGGCGAACGCCTGACCTATCTCGATCGCGTCCGCGCCATCCAGCTTGCCGCCGTCAATGGCGACTCGCGCTCGCAACTGGTGCTGGCGGTCATGTATTCCGAAGGCGTCGGCGTCGAGGTCGATTACGCCCGCGCCTTCTACTGGTATCAACAGGCCGAAAAGCAGGGCTCGCCCGAGGCGCGCTACGCCATGTCGACCTATTTCGATCTCGGTGTGAAGGGCGTGGCCGATCAGGACAAGGCCGAATTGGTCGTGATGCAGCTCGATGCCGCCCTCGCCGGCTTCAAGCCGTCGGCCGGCCGTTTGCAGGCTGTGCTGGCGCAAGTATCGCGTACACCGGAAAACTAG
- a CDS encoding HAAS signaling domain-containing protein, producing the protein MTRIEFLDRLCKGLTGLPPATLKEIMADYEAHFKDAAAEGRSESEVAAALGDPERLARELKAEAGVKSWDEAKTPSNATAAIVGILGLGALDILILLPLLGGVVGTLIGIFAAAIGGFIAGGVVFAAGPFMGLPGGIFAALLGGFGAMLLSAAVGAITLALTIWLVNGVVWFARLHYRVLKPALES; encoded by the coding sequence ATGACCCGTATCGAATTTCTGGACCGGCTGTGCAAGGGCCTGACCGGGCTGCCGCCCGCCACGCTCAAGGAAATCATGGCCGACTATGAGGCCCACTTCAAGGATGCCGCCGCCGAAGGGCGCTCCGAATCCGAAGTGGCCGCCGCCCTCGGTGATCCCGAACGACTCGCCCGCGAACTGAAGGCAGAAGCCGGCGTCAAAAGCTGGGATGAGGCCAAGACGCCCTCCAACGCCACCGCCGCCATCGTCGGTATCCTAGGCCTCGGCGCGCTCGATATCCTGATCCTGCTGCCACTGCTCGGCGGTGTGGTCGGCACGCTGATCGGCATTTTCGCCGCAGCGATCGGCGGCTTTATCGCCGGTGGTGTCGTCTTCGCGGCAGGTCCCTTCATGGGCCTGCCCGGCGGGATCTTCGCCGCCCTGCTCGGTGGTTTCGGCGCCATGCTGCTGTCCGCCGCCGTCGGCGCCATCACCCTGGCCCTGACCATCTGGCTAGTCAACGGTGTGGTCTGGTTCGCCCGCCTGCATTACCGCGTGCTCAAGCCCGCGCTTGAATCTTAA
- a CDS encoding YebC/PmpR family DNA-binding transcriptional regulator, which translates to MAGHSKFKNIMHRKGRADKVRSKLFSKLSRDITVAAKSGMPDPNMNPRLRLAVNNARAESMPKDNIERAIKKGAMGEADTYEDIRYEGFGPGGVGIIVEVLTDNRNRSASNVRSYFSKYNGNMGESNSVSFMWDRLGQIEYPLKAGSADAIMEAAIEAGAADVETDEDPEEGGHIIYTAYEDLNVVAESLGKALGDPKATKFVWKPQTLTPLTGDPVKTLMKLIDALNDDDDVQNVYANFDISDEELEALG; encoded by the coding sequence ATGGCCGGCCATTCCAAATTCAAGAACATCATGCACCGCAAGGGCCGCGCCGATAAGGTGCGCTCCAAGCTGTTCTCCAAGCTGTCGCGCGATATCACCGTGGCGGCCAAGTCGGGCATGCCCGACCCGAACATGAACCCGCGCCTGCGTCTGGCGGTCAATAACGCCCGCGCCGAATCCATGCCCAAGGACAATATCGAACGCGCCATCAAGAAGGGCGCCATGGGCGAAGCCGATACCTACGAAGACATCCGCTACGAAGGCTTTGGCCCCGGCGGCGTTGGCATCATCGTCGAAGTCCTGACTGACAACCGCAACCGTTCCGCCTCGAACGTGCGCAGCTACTTCTCGAAGTACAACGGCAATATGGGCGAATCGAACTCCGTCAGCTTCATGTGGGATCGTCTCGGCCAGATCGAATATCCGCTCAAGGCCGGCAGCGCCGACGCCATCATGGAAGCGGCCATCGAGGCCGGCGCCGCCGATGTCGAGACCGATGAAGATCCGGAAGAGGGCGGCCACATCATCTACACCGCCTATGAAGACCTGAACGTCGTGGCCGAAAGCCTCGGCAAGGCGCTGGGCGATCCGAAGGCGACCAAGTTCGTCTGGAAGCCGCAGACCCTGACTCCGCTGACCGGCGATCCGGTCAAGACGCTGATGAAGCTGATCGATGCGCTGAACGACGACGATGACGTGCAGAACGTCTACGCCAATTTCGATATCTCGGACGAAGAGCTGGAAGCCCTGGGCTAG
- a CDS encoding alpha/beta hydrolase-fold protein: protein MGSGLTRFSFLSGGLAFAALPALAATASRTEARTIASKQFTQNKIGLSPDRAISVYLPAGYDTGKQRYPVIYVLPNLFDTDTTLFASYGAQAIFDAAITKGLIGEVIIVSADFSTPLGSSLYVNSPVTGNWEDYMISELVPYIDRTYRTLPAAASRGVAGDRMGGHGALRFGMKHPDMFGSVYALHPVGTGNGVQIMQGRPNWDLLSQATALEDVKADIFSQIFTAIYQAHLPNPGKAPLFVDLPAKKVNGELVIDTALTAKLQDGFFLERMIPAYAGNLKHLRGFKFDWGRNDGNFDHVYSNQAFAHKLDEFGIAYEAEEYRGSWGERHWGPNGRVMSDVLPFFAQHLAFA from the coding sequence ATGGGCTCAGGACTTACACGTTTCAGCTTTCTCTCCGGAGGTCTGGCCTTTGCGGCCTTGCCCGCCCTGGCGGCAACAGCAAGCCGGACGGAGGCGCGCACTATTGCCTCGAAACAATTTACCCAGAACAAGATCGGCCTGAGTCCGGATCGCGCGATCAGCGTCTACCTGCCAGCCGGTTATGATACCGGCAAGCAACGCTATCCGGTCATCTATGTCCTGCCCAATCTCTTCGATACCGATACGACGCTCTTCGCCAGCTATGGCGCGCAGGCGATCTTCGATGCCGCCATCACCAAAGGCCTGATCGGCGAGGTCATCATCGTGTCGGCCGATTTCAGCACGCCGCTCGGTTCCTCGCTCTATGTCAATTCCCCAGTCACCGGCAACTGGGAAGACTATATGATCAGCGAACTGGTGCCCTATATCGACAGAACCTACCGCACCCTGCCCGCCGCCGCCTCACGCGGTGTTGCCGGCGATCGCATGGGCGGTCACGGTGCCCTCCGTTTCGGCATGAAGCATCCCGATATGTTCGGCTCGGTCTATGCGCTCCATCCGGTCGGTACAGGCAACGGCGTCCAGATCATGCAGGGGCGGCCGAACTGGGATCTCCTCAGCCAGGCGACAGCGCTCGAAGACGTCAAGGCCGATATTTTCTCGCAGATCTTCACCGCCATCTATCAGGCCCATCTGCCCAATCCGGGCAAGGCGCCGCTGTTCGTTGACCTGCCCGCCAAAAAGGTCAATGGCGAACTGGTGATCGATACCGCTCTCACCGCCAAACTCCAGGACGGTTTTTTCCTCGAACGCATGATCCCGGCCTATGCCGGCAATCTGAAACACCTGCGCGGTTTCAAGTTCGACTGGGGCCGTAATGATGGCAATTTCGACCATGTCTATTCCAATCAGGCCTTCGCCCATAAGCTCGACGAATTCGGCATCGCTTACGAGGCCGAGGAGTATCGCGGATCATGGGGTGAGCGCCATTGGGGACCGAACGGCCGCGTTATGAGCGACGTGCTGCCCTTCTTCGCGCAGCATCTGGCCTTCGCATAA
- the ettA gene encoding energy-dependent translational throttle protein EttA: MAQQYIYQMQGLTKHYPGGKKVFENIWLSFYSDAKIGVVGVNGSGKSTLLKIMAGIDKEFSGEAKAAEGTKMGYLEQEPHLDDSLNVWENVISWCEEKKIFDRFNKVAELMGEEYTDELMEEMNKLQEKIDAGDLWDVDSRIEMAMDALRCPPNNSPVTKLSGGEKRRVALARLLLSKPDMLLLDEPTNHLDAESVAWLQHHLESFPGCVILVTHDRYFLDQVTKWTLELDRGKGVPYEGNYSGWLEQKQKRVVQEQSESEARQRALTKELEWVRSGAKARQSKSKARLAAYEDMVREQENSRGAQSFATIQIPPGPRLGNLVLEVTDLEKEFGDKVLFKGLTFKLPPNGIVGVIGPNGAGKSTLFKLITGQEKPDAGTVRLGETVKLAYVDQSRDDLQPNDTVWQAISGGTDIMLVGKREINSRAYVGGFNFKGGDQQKKVGLLSGGERNRVHLAKTLAAGGNVILLDEPTNDLDIETLQALEEALEEFAGCAVVISHDRWFLDRLATHILAFEGDSHVEWFEGNFEMYEEDKKRRLGVDSLIPHRIKFQKFSR, encoded by the coding sequence ATGGCGCAACAATATATCTATCAGATGCAAGGCCTGACCAAGCATTACCCCGGCGGTAAGAAGGTCTTTGAAAACATCTGGCTCAGCTTCTATTCCGACGCCAAGATCGGCGTGGTCGGTGTCAACGGTTCGGGTAAATCAACCCTGCTGAAGATCATGGCCGGCATCGACAAGGAATTTTCCGGCGAGGCGAAGGCCGCCGAAGGCACCAAGATGGGCTATCTGGAACAGGAGCCTCACCTCGATGACAGCCTCAATGTCTGGGAAAACGTCATCTCGTGGTGCGAGGAAAAGAAGATCTTCGACCGCTTCAACAAGGTGGCCGAGCTTATGGGGGAGGAATACACCGATGAGCTGATGGAGGAGATGAACAAGCTCCAGGAAAAGATCGACGCCGGTGACCTGTGGGATGTCGACTCGCGCATCGAAATGGCCATGGACGCCCTGCGCTGTCCGCCCAACAATTCGCCCGTGACCAAGCTGTCCGGTGGTGAAAAGCGCCGTGTCGCGCTGGCCCGCCTGCTGCTTTCCAAGCCCGACATGCTGCTGCTCGATGAGCCGACCAACCACCTGGACGCTGAGTCCGTGGCCTGGCTGCAGCACCACCTGGAGAGCTTCCCCGGCTGCGTTATCCTCGTCACCCACGATCGTTACTTCCTCGATCAGGTGACCAAGTGGACGCTCGAACTCGACCGCGGCAAGGGCGTGCCCTATGAAGGCAACTACTCCGGCTGGCTGGAGCAGAAGCAGAAGCGCGTCGTGCAGGAGCAATCGGAATCTGAAGCCCGCCAGCGCGCGCTCACCAAGGAACTGGAATGGGTGCGTTCAGGCGCCAAGGCTCGTCAGTCCAAGTCCAAGGCCCGTCTCGCCGCCTATGAGGACATGGTGCGCGAACAGGAAAATTCGCGTGGCGCCCAAAGCTTCGCCACCATCCAGATACCGCCCGGGCCGCGCCTCGGCAATCTGGTGCTCGAAGTCACCGATCTTGAAAAGGAGTTCGGCGACAAGGTGCTCTTCAAGGGCCTGACCTTCAAGCTGCCGCCCAACGGTATCGTCGGCGTCATCGGCCCCAACGGCGCCGGTAAATCGACCCTGTTCAAGCTGATCACCGGTCAGGAAAAGCCCGATGCCGGCACGGTGCGCCTCGGCGAAACGGTCAAGCTGGCCTATGTCGATCAGTCGCGCGATGACCTGCAGCCGAACGACACGGTGTGGCAGGCGATCTCGGGCGGCACCGACATCATGCTGGTCGGCAAGCGCGAAATCAACAGCCGCGCCTATGTCGGCGGGTTCAACTTCAAGGGCGGCGACCAGCAGAAGAAGGTGGGCCTGCTCTCTGGCGGTGAGCGCAACCGCGTCCACTTGGCCAAGACCCTGGCGGCCGGCGGCAACGTCATCCTGCTCGACGAACCGACCAACGATCTCGATATCGAAACCTTGCAGGCCCTCGAAGAGGCGCTGGAAGAATTCGCGGGCTGCGCCGTGGTCATCTCCCACGATCGCTGGTTCCTCGATCGTCTGGCCACGCACATTCTGGCCTTCGAAGGCGATAGCCATGTCGAATGGTTTGAAGGTAACTTCGAAATGTACGAGGAAGACAAGAAGCGCCGCCTGGGCGTGGATTCGTTGATCCCGCATCGGATCAAGTTCCAGAAGTTCTCGCGCTAA
- a CDS encoding TIGR00282 family metallophosphoesterase: MRFAFFGDVVGRAGRDALAEHLPGLKRKLDLEFVIINAENASAGFGVSENSARQLFDAGADCLTLGNHSWDQKEALTYIVREPRLIRPINYPPLADAPGRGANLFETASGKRILVMNVLGLVHMASMDDPFGAVDKQLESCPIGMACDAIVVDMHAEATSEKMAMGHFCDGRATLVVGTHTHVPTGDHQILPGGTAYQTDAGACADYDSVIGMDKEEPLRRFTTRIGKERYRPASGPATICGVYVESDDRTGLATRIEPIRIGGRLSQSIPSLKVAEFQAG, from the coding sequence ATGCGTTTTGCTTTTTTTGGTGATGTGGTGGGTCGCGCCGGACGCGATGCCCTCGCTGAACACCTGCCCGGTCTGAAGCGCAAGCTCGACCTCGAATTCGTCATTATCAACGCGGAAAACGCCTCGGCCGGCTTCGGTGTGTCGGAAAATTCGGCGCGTCAGTTGTTTGACGCCGGCGCCGATTGCCTGACGCTCGGCAACCATTCGTGGGATCAGAAAGAGGCGCTGACCTATATCGTGCGCGAACCGCGCCTGATCCGCCCGATCAACTATCCGCCGCTGGCCGATGCGCCGGGGCGTGGCGCCAACCTGTTTGAAACGGCGTCGGGCAAGCGCATTCTGGTGATGAATGTGCTGGGCCTTGTGCACATGGCCTCAATGGACGATCCGTTTGGCGCGGTGGATAAACAACTGGAATCCTGCCCGATCGGTATGGCCTGCGACGCCATCGTGGTTGATATGCACGCCGAAGCGACGTCGGAAAAGATGGCCATGGGCCATTTCTGCGATGGCCGCGCCACGCTGGTGGTCGGCACGCACACTCACGTCCCGACCGGTGACCACCAGATCCTGCCGGGTGGCACAGCCTACCAGACCGACGCCGGCGCCTGCGCCGACTATGACAGCGTGATCGGCATGGACAAGGAAGAGCCCTTGCGCCGTTTCACCACGCGGATCGGCAAGGAGCGCTACCGGCCGGCCTCGGGGCCAGCCACGATCTGCGGTGTCTATGTCGAGAGCGATGACCGCACGGGCCTTGCCACGCGGATCGAGCCCATCCGGATCGGGGGGCGCTTAAGCCAGAGCATCCCGTCGCTTAAGGTCGCTGAATTCCAGGCCGGTTGA
- a CDS encoding aminopeptidase P family protein — translation MTADSAHFQHFDVTTQPAQGVTNVRALRHEMRKLGLDGFIVPHEDEHQNEYLPDANERLAWVSGFTGSAGAAIIFMDRAILFADGRYTLQSREQTDPSVFELEDFHATALADTVAIAPRGSVIGYDPGLVSPFGLNALQAAADGAGVTLKAVSPNPLDLAWESSRGTARPAQPMALIVPQPLDYAGVASGDKRAHLANVLKSNHIAAALITAPSSLAWLFNIRGGDVIRSPLPLGQAILKADGSAELFIEPAKISEGLLEWLGNEVSVGGPNDVQASLKAFAGQNVLIDANLSSAYWLEAIKTAGATPLLADDPCLLPRACKNDVEIAGTTAAHIRDGALLTTFLHWVATEAQDTLPTEIEVARKLESIRKAGGDLRDLSFDTISGFGPHGALPHYKVNVASDLKTAKGNLLLVDSGGQFLDGTTDVTRTVAMGEPSNEHRRMFTLVLKGHIALAMVKFPAGTTGTHLDALARQFLWAEGFDYDHGTGHGVGVYLGVHEGPQRIAKALNRYALQTGMIVSNEPGFYKAGEFGIRIENLQYVTEAEIPEGGERPMHRFENLTWAPIDRKLIDVALLTPAERAYMDRYHALCVELLSPLITPEVRNWLIEVCAPL, via the coding sequence ATGACCGCCGACAGCGCACATTTCCAGCATTTCGATGTCACCACCCAGCCGGCGCAAGGCGTGACCAACGTCCGCGCCTTACGCCACGAAATGCGGAAGCTGGGTCTCGACGGTTTTATCGTGCCGCATGAGGACGAGCACCAGAACGAATACCTGCCCGACGCCAATGAGCGTCTGGCCTGGGTATCAGGCTTCACCGGTTCGGCCGGCGCGGCGATCATCTTCATGGACCGCGCCATCCTCTTCGCCGATGGCCGCTACACACTGCAATCGCGCGAACAGACCGATCCGTCGGTCTTCGAACTCGAGGATTTCCACGCCACGGCTTTGGCCGATACGGTCGCCATCGCACCCAGGGGCTCGGTCATCGGATATGATCCCGGCCTTGTCAGCCCGTTCGGCCTGAACGCCCTGCAAGCCGCCGCCGATGGCGCCGGCGTCACGCTGAAAGCCGTTTCGCCCAATCCGCTTGACCTCGCATGGGAGTCTTCTAGGGGCACAGCACGCCCGGCTCAGCCCATGGCCCTGATCGTGCCGCAACCGCTCGACTATGCCGGCGTGGCCTCTGGCGACAAGCGCGCCCATCTCGCCAACGTGCTGAAAAGCAACCACATCGCCGCGGCCCTGATCACCGCGCCATCATCGCTGGCCTGGCTGTTCAATATCCGCGGCGGCGACGTCATCCGCTCGCCCCTGCCCCTCGGACAGGCGATCCTGAAAGCCGATGGCTCGGCCGAACTCTTCATCGAACCCGCCAAGATCAGCGAGGGCCTGCTCGAATGGCTGGGCAATGAGGTCAGCGTCGGCGGACCAAACGATGTGCAGGCCAGCCTGAAAGCCTTCGCCGGCCAAAACGTGCTGATCGACGCCAATCTCTCCTCGGCCTACTGGCTTGAGGCGATCAAAACCGCCGGCGCGACGCCCCTGCTCGCCGATGATCCGTGCCTGCTGCCGCGCGCCTGCAAGAACGATGTCGAGATCGCCGGCACCACCGCCGCCCATATCCGCGACGGCGCTTTGCTGACCACCTTCCTGCACTGGGTGGCGACGGAAGCGCAGGACACCCTGCCGACAGAGATCGAGGTGGCGCGGAAGCTGGAGAGCATCCGTAAAGCCGGAGGCGATCTCCGTGACCTCAGCTTCGATACTATTTCCGGCTTCGGCCCGCATGGCGCCCTGCCGCATTACAAGGTCAATGTGGCAAGCGACCTCAAGACCGCCAAGGGTAATTTATTGCTGGTCGATTCCGGCGGCCAGTTTCTCGATGGCACCACCGACGTGACGCGCACCGTGGCCATGGGCGAACCCAGCAACGAACACAGGCGCATGTTCACCCTGGTGCTTAAGGGCCATATCGCCCTGGCCATGGTGAAGTTCCCCGCCGGCACCACCGGCACCCATCTCGATGCCCTGGCGCGCCAGTTCCTGTGGGCCGAGGGCTTTGACTACGACCACGGCACCGGCCATGGCGTCGGGGTCTATCTCGGTGTCCACGAAGGCCCACAACGCATCGCCAAGGCGCTCAACCGCTACGCCCTGCAAACCGGCATGATCGTCTCCAACGAGCCCGGTTTCTATAAAGCCGGCGAATTCGGCATCCGGATCGAAAACCTGCAATATGTCACCGAGGCGGAAATCCCCGAAGGCGGCGAACGCCCGATGCACCGCTTTGAAAACCTGACGTGGGCGCCTATCGACCGCAAGCTGATCGACGTCGCCCTGCTTACCCCCGCTGAGCGCGCCTATATGGACCGCTACCATGCGCTCTGCGTCGAGTTGCTTAGCCCTCTGATTACGCCTGAGGTGCGCAACTGGCTGATCGAGGTGTGCGCGCCGCTGTAA
- a CDS encoding PadR family transcriptional regulator — protein sequence MPETIDIQLKKGVLGLCVLAVLARNESYAYEIASHLSDAIGMGEGTIYPLMRRMQTDGLVTTYLVESSSGPSRKYYKLTDAGRAALDAQAAEWRGFAAAVDALLEPVPVANAPLEEA from the coding sequence ATGCCGGAAACCATTGATATACAACTGAAAAAAGGCGTACTTGGCCTTTGCGTCCTGGCCGTGCTGGCGCGCAATGAGAGCTATGCCTACGAGATCGCCAGCCACCTCTCCGATGCCATTGGCATGGGAGAGGGCACGATCTACCCGCTGATGCGCCGCATGCAGACCGACGGCCTGGTCACCACCTATCTGGTGGAATCCTCGTCCGGCCCTTCGCGCAAATATTACAAACTGACCGATGCTGGTCGCGCCGCCCTGGACGCCCAGGCCGCCGAATGGCGCGGTTTCGCCGCGGCGGTCGACGCCCTGCTAGAGCCCGTTCCCGTCGCCAACGCTCCCTTAGAAGAGGCCTGA
- a CDS encoding GIN domain-containing protein, whose amino-acid sequence MIRKLFLFSAGAFVLSLVCLAGAAALVSNEVGTKGWNIGLITEGDRVRIGKGEAGKPEPSTSKTLAWTGGDLLAVDLPADVVYTQGPTASVTITGPKSLVDRIKLENGRLSIADGPDHKESINFTWGKDGFDAQTSHEGARITVTAPAIKRFEMTGSGDLDLRGYDQPSIDINIAGSGSVHAVGRTQTLKLNVSGSGDADLAALQAKDADVSVSGSGGADVYATDKAKIDISGSGNVDLATKPAKVDTTISGSGMVDQDDDN is encoded by the coding sequence ATGATCCGCAAACTTTTCCTCTTCTCCGCCGGTGCCTTTGTCCTGTCGCTGGTCTGCCTGGCCGGTGCCGCCGCCCTCGTCTCCAACGAAGTCGGGACCAAGGGCTGGAATATCGGCCTGATCACCGAAGGTGATCGCGTTCGCATCGGCAAGGGTGAGGCCGGCAAGCCTGAGCCCAGCACCAGCAAGACCCTGGCCTGGACCGGCGGTGACCTGCTAGCCGTCGATCTGCCCGCCGATGTCGTCTATACACAGGGGCCAACCGCCTCGGTGACCATCACCGGCCCGAAGTCGCTCGTCGATCGCATCAAGCTGGAAAACGGGCGCCTGTCGATCGCCGATGGCCCTGACCACAAGGAAAGCATCAACTTCACCTGGGGCAAGGACGGCTTCGACGCCCAAACCAGCCATGAAGGCGCCCGCATCACCGTCACCGCACCGGCGATCAAGCGCTTCGAGATGACCGGCAGCGGCGATCTCGACCTGCGCGGCTATGACCAGCCGTCGATCGATATCAATATCGCCGGCTCCGGTTCGGTCCATGCTGTCGGCCGCACCCAGACGCTCAAGCTCAATGTATCGGGCAGCGGCGACGCCGATCTGGCCGCCCTTCAGGCCAAGGATGCCGACGTCTCGGTCAGCGGTTCGGGCGGCGCCGATGTCTACGCCACCGACAAGGCCAAGATCGATATTTCCGGCTCCGGCAATGTCGATCTGGCCACCAAGCCGGCCAAGGTCGACACCACGATCTCCGGCTCCGGCATGGTCGATCAGGATGACGACAACTAG